The following are encoded together in the Dickeya lacustris genome:
- the fliS gene encoding flagellar export chaperone FliS: MYRKNASQAYSQIGLESAVMSASPHQLIVMLFDGAKSALVRARILIEQGDIINKGNSLSKAIDIISNGLQLGLDMQNGGELAENLSDLYDYMIRRLLYANIHNDINAIAEVEVLLDNIADAWKKIGPGYQSTTEMR; this comes from the coding sequence ATGTATAGAAAAAATGCGTCTCAGGCTTACTCTCAGATTGGTTTAGAGAGTGCTGTAATGAGTGCGAGCCCTCATCAATTAATTGTTATGTTGTTTGATGGCGCTAAAAGTGCGCTGGTAAGAGCTCGCATACTCATAGAGCAGGGAGATATTATTAATAAAGGAAACTCCCTGTCTAAAGCTATTGATATTATTAGCAATGGACTGCAGTTAGGTTTGGATATGCAGAACGGAGGGGAGTTGGCAGAGAATCTTTCTGACCTTTATGATTACATGATTCGTCGGCTCTTGTATGCAAACATTCATAATGATATCAATGCAATTGCAGAAGTTGAAGTTTTGCTTGATAATATTGCGGATGCGTGGAAAAAAATTGGTCCAGGCTATCAATCAACAACGGAAATGCGCTAA
- a CDS encoding methyltransferase regulatory domain-containing protein gives MSNVQSSDIPAKKNVISPPIVHTAPYYLQAMAYLYGIKSAAPETARILEIGTQDGGNLFPFAIANPKSHSLGIDIDTDKIEKGNALIRKLNINNIELFSLDLDSLLSSEPGDFDYIIVHGVFSLLGGEVRDNLLQFCKKHLTPDGLICYGYNTFPGWKTGEVLRDAIQLHSSLASDEKTAQESARAMLTYLSLGMSSGNTQYASLNELIGQAEKLSDTELALYYMQGFNQPCYFVDFYAQANNAGLAYVGDAKAYTELAEHYGNNVSQLHKTICPENKNYLRQQYLDFAVNRSQRFSILVSKDREDSIYPEPDLNKLATLNWAGNFRRVMTDDGKALNVHKSGHDETITTDSDLVLGILDLLGDAWPNSLSVDQIAFNTSLPEKVNAEHKKNVIDALTSLFIKGLSCLYPHVGNCVYRRSKQKSLSVLPGIVDGELSFNLWHDTILLDEDDYKILKEPDFLIKEREASFYQKLFDLRNKGVFFGTTKAWRDFYQKAVKNALISQIGNYIQPITLYTTDISMGGFWSEKITAPKLNSILAKSQISRKVYEEIDKLTDLGFFDEARNKAREVIKAHPESAHVWYPFVNTFVKTKDFHGAIEIIARAISLNPFNWGYYVDLVICFWKVDQLYHGLRLIRRVLRCDDNRALAWDTLALLLNIFGDIPTAFICMEKALAIEPNNSNFISHMGSIAHNLGSKDGIKFHRKTVELMPEAFHLHSNLLFALSHDISVTAKSLFDEHLAYGRRVHNLIDTYKLKFNHGNAIEPNRRLRIGFVSGDLGEHPVTNFIRPIWDELDKETFSIFAYSCFKRNGSEKLKMVTDKWHDVDMMSDVELAKLINNDEIDILIDLSGHTAYNRLPVFALKPAPIQMSWIGYPGTTGLPEVDYYVINTNMDLPDSLHAQFIENLIFLPFVKMFEPSELSPDVNELPLLSNKYITFGSLNRPQKINDEMLKVWAEILCSVPNSKMLIGYMPGQELIDIFKEKMNQWGVSSDRLDFRIKTGIKDYLKMHHEIDMLLDTFPYTGGTTTNHALWMGVPTLTLIGETLCTMQGLFSASGLGVDDFAAYSIEEYKEKAIKFSNDPERLSEVRRSLRTKISNGIVTGVSQSFFFEKMLTKVWEIYCKGEIAHSFSIEKL, from the coding sequence ATGTCAAATGTGCAGTCGTCAGATATTCCTGCAAAAAAAAACGTGATCAGCCCTCCAATTGTGCACACTGCTCCATATTATTTGCAGGCTATGGCTTATCTTTACGGCATAAAGTCTGCTGCACCTGAAACAGCCCGCATTTTAGAGATTGGGACACAAGATGGTGGTAATCTTTTTCCCTTTGCAATCGCAAATCCGAAATCCCATTCACTAGGTATTGATATTGATACAGATAAAATTGAGAAAGGTAATGCACTGATAAGAAAGTTAAATATCAATAATATTGAGTTATTTTCATTAGATCTTGACTCTCTTCTATCTAGTGAACCAGGAGATTTTGATTATATTATTGTTCATGGTGTTTTTAGCCTCTTGGGTGGAGAGGTTCGTGATAATTTGTTGCAGTTCTGTAAAAAACATCTAACACCTGATGGGTTGATTTGCTATGGATATAATACGTTTCCCGGGTGGAAAACAGGTGAGGTATTACGTGATGCTATTCAATTACATAGTAGTTTAGCTAGTGATGAAAAAACGGCACAAGAAAGTGCACGGGCTATGCTAACCTATTTATCACTAGGAATGTCATCAGGTAATACGCAGTATGCATCTTTAAATGAATTAATTGGTCAGGCTGAAAAATTATCAGACACTGAGTTAGCCTTATATTATATGCAAGGTTTTAATCAACCTTGTTATTTTGTTGATTTCTATGCTCAAGCTAATAATGCAGGTTTAGCTTATGTCGGCGATGCGAAAGCGTATACCGAGTTGGCTGAGCATTATGGTAATAATGTATCACAATTACATAAAACAATATGCCCTGAAAATAAAAACTATCTCCGCCAGCAATATTTAGATTTTGCAGTAAATCGATCTCAACGATTTAGTATTCTAGTCAGCAAGGATAGAGAGGATAGTATTTATCCTGAGCCTGATTTAAATAAATTGGCAACCCTAAATTGGGCTGGTAATTTCAGGCGAGTAATGACAGATGATGGTAAGGCGTTAAATGTCCATAAATCAGGTCATGATGAAACTATCACTACAGATAGTGACCTTGTTTTAGGTATATTAGATTTGTTGGGTGATGCCTGGCCAAATAGCCTGAGTGTTGATCAAATAGCGTTTAATACTAGCTTGCCAGAGAAAGTAAATGCTGAACATAAAAAAAATGTAATAGATGCACTGACTAGCCTATTTATTAAAGGGCTGTCTTGTCTTTATCCTCATGTGGGTAACTGTGTTTATCGTCGCAGCAAACAAAAATCTCTTAGTGTACTACCCGGAATTGTAGATGGTGAACTTTCTTTCAATCTTTGGCATGACACTATCTTATTAGATGAAGATGACTATAAAATTCTAAAAGAACCTGACTTCCTGATTAAAGAAAGAGAGGCTTCTTTCTACCAAAAATTATTTGATTTACGTAATAAGGGTGTATTTTTTGGCACAACTAAAGCATGGCGAGATTTTTATCAGAAAGCCGTTAAGAATGCGTTAATTAGTCAAATCGGTAATTATATACAGCCTATTACTCTGTATACGACAGATATCAGTATGGGGGGGTTTTGGAGCGAAAAGATAACTGCACCTAAACTGAACTCCATATTAGCCAAATCACAGATTAGTAGGAAAGTATATGAAGAAATCGATAAACTTACTGATTTGGGATTTTTTGATGAAGCTCGAAACAAAGCAAGAGAGGTTATAAAGGCCCATCCTGAAAGTGCCCATGTTTGGTATCCATTTGTTAATACATTTGTTAAAACTAAGGATTTTCATGGTGCAATAGAAATTATTGCAAGAGCAATTTCACTTAATCCATTTAACTGGGGATATTATGTTGATTTGGTGATTTGTTTTTGGAAGGTGGATCAGTTATATCATGGATTAAGGCTCATCCGAAGGGTTTTGCGATGTGATGATAATCGTGCATTAGCGTGGGATACGTTGGCATTATTATTAAATATTTTTGGAGATATTCCTACAGCGTTTATATGTATGGAGAAAGCTTTGGCGATAGAGCCTAATAATTCTAATTTTATTAGTCATATGGGGTCTATTGCTCATAACTTGGGTAGTAAGGATGGAATAAAATTCCATAGGAAGACTGTAGAGTTAATGCCAGAAGCATTCCATTTACATAGTAATTTGTTGTTTGCATTATCTCATGATATAAGTGTTACAGCTAAGTCATTATTTGATGAGCATCTTGCTTATGGTAGGAGAGTCCATAACTTAATTGATACTTATAAGCTAAAATTTAATCATGGAAATGCTATAGAACCTAATCGTCGTCTTCGTATTGGGTTCGTGTCAGGTGATCTTGGAGAGCATCCAGTAACTAATTTTATCAGGCCTATTTGGGATGAATTGGATAAAGAAACATTCTCTATTTTTGCTTATTCATGCTTCAAAAGGAATGGTTCAGAAAAACTAAAAATGGTTACAGATAAATGGCACGATGTCGATATGATGAGTGATGTCGAGTTAGCAAAGCTAATTAATAATGATGAGATAGATATTCTTATCGATTTATCTGGGCATACTGCATATAACCGTCTACCTGTTTTTGCCTTAAAACCAGCACCAATTCAAATGAGTTGGATCGGTTATCCTGGAACTACAGGTCTTCCTGAGGTCGATTATTATGTTATTAATACAAATATGGATCTGCCTGATTCCTTACATGCACAGTTCATTGAAAATTTGATTTTTTTACCGTTTGTAAAAATGTTTGAACCATCTGAGCTGAGTCCTGATGTAAATGAATTGCCTCTCTTATCGAATAAATATATTACTTTTGGCTCACTAAATCGCCCTCAAAAAATTAATGATGAAATGCTAAAGGTTTGGGCCGAAATATTATGTTCGGTACCTAATTCTAAAATGTTAATCGGGTATATGCCAGGGCAAGAATTAATTGACATTTTTAAAGAAAAAATGAATCAATGGGGCGTTAGTAGCGATCGCCTAGATTTTCGCATAAAAACAGGTATAAAAGACTACCTTAAAATGCATCATGAGATTGATATGTTGCTGGATACCTTTCCTTATACTGGAGGTACAACGACAAATCATGCATTATGGATGGGTGTTCCGACCCTCACGTTGATTGGAGAGACGCTGTGTACAATGCAAGGGCTATTCTCTGCCAGTGGTTTAGGCGTGGATGATTTTGCTGCGTATTCAATAGAAGAATATAAAGAAAAAGCTATTAAATTCAGTAATGACCCAGAGAGACTGTCTGAGGTTCGTCGTAGCTTGCGTACCAAGATCTCTAATGGAATAGTAACGGGTGTCAGCCAATCATTCTTTTTCGAAAAAATGCTAACGAAAGTATGGGAGATTTATTGCAAAGGTGAAATTGCACATAGTTTTTCTATAGAGAAATTATGA
- the fliD gene encoding flagellar filament capping protein FliD: MATLVSNTTSLLGLSFANTLNGSSLNLTTLLTNLQTSEQARLTPYTNKQNTLTAQSRGLSAVEAALNSLNTATTTLKNFKTISSTTVNSTNTSFGVTTDSSAVAGVYSLSVSKLAQAQAQISGGFSSASTALVTGGTSSTSSVITINQASQSKPLTVTLTDDKTSLNDIRDAINNAGGSVSATVVNNGSQSYLMLTAKDTGTKSAMSVSVSGALATPLGSFTENVAAQDAAFKLNGMDVTSQSNTVSTAISGVTLTLKSTSSSATPETLTIGSDTSSTKKAIQDWVSAYNNVLDVIKTQTNYSAPSSTEKASGSQSSSNGALMGNSTVSQIQARLQGQLTNVQTGNDSLRILADLGITQDPLNNGKLKVDSAKLDSALKTNSSAVGAFFAGDGSTTGFATQASKYLDSVLNTTNGVLKSVKDGLASSQTSVANQIQKINDSIDNNMARYQKQFAQLSSLMSKLSSQNNYLTQQFKTNSSSS, encoded by the coding sequence ATGGCTACTCTCGTTAGTAATACCACGTCGCTCTTGGGGTTAAGCTTTGCAAATACGCTAAACGGCAGTAGCCTCAACCTGACGACGTTATTAACCAATTTACAGACATCAGAACAAGCTCGTTTAACGCCTTATACCAACAAGCAGAATACGTTGACTGCTCAGTCGCGCGGTCTTAGCGCGGTAGAGGCTGCCTTAAATAGCCTTAACACAGCAACAACGACGCTGAAAAATTTTAAAACTATTTCGTCCACTACAGTCAATAGCACCAATACCTCTTTCGGTGTAACTACAGACAGTTCCGCTGTTGCTGGTGTCTATAGCTTATCGGTTAGTAAATTGGCTCAGGCCCAGGCCCAAATATCCGGTGGGTTTAGTAGTGCGTCAACGGCTTTAGTCACTGGAGGTACATCCAGTACGTCGAGTGTTATTACTATCAATCAAGCCAGCCAGTCAAAACCACTCACCGTCACTTTGACTGATGATAAAACGTCGTTGAATGATATTCGTGATGCTATCAATAATGCTGGTGGCAGCGTTAGTGCAACTGTTGTTAATAACGGCTCACAAAGTTACCTGATGTTGACAGCGAAAGATACTGGTACGAAGTCTGCTATGAGTGTCTCTGTTTCTGGTGCGTTAGCAACGCCCTTGGGCTCATTCACTGAAAACGTTGCCGCACAGGACGCCGCATTCAAACTGAATGGTATGGATGTAACCAGCCAGAGCAACACCGTATCGACAGCAATATCTGGCGTTACATTGACTCTAAAATCCACATCATCAAGCGCCACCCCTGAAACTTTGACGATTGGTTCTGATACGTCCAGCACTAAGAAAGCGATACAAGACTGGGTGTCTGCTTATAACAATGTCTTAGATGTTATTAAAACGCAGACCAACTATTCAGCTCCATCGTCGACTGAAAAAGCAAGCGGTTCACAGTCATCAAGTAACGGTGCATTGATGGGTAATAGTACCGTTAGTCAGATACAGGCAAGATTGCAGGGGCAATTAACTAATGTACAAACAGGCAATGACTCCCTGAGAATTTTGGCCGATTTGGGAATTACTCAAGATCCATTGAATAATGGGAAATTGAAAGTAGATTCAGCCAAGCTTGATAGCGCACTAAAAACGAATTCCAGCGCTGTTGGTGCATTTTTTGCCGGTGATGGTTCTACTACGGGATTTGCTACACAGGCGTCAAAATATCTTGATAGTGTATTAAATACGACGAATGGTGTGTTGAAATCTGTCAAAGATGGTCTGGCATCCAGCCAAACATCGGTAGCTAATCAGATTCAGAAAATTAATGATAGCATTGATAACAATATGGCACGTTATCAAAAACAATTTGCCCAGCTGTCTTCGCTGATGTCAAAACTTAGTTCGCAGAATAACTACTTGACCCAACAATTCAAAACAAATAGCAGTTCAAGTTAA
- the fliT gene encoding flagellar protein FliT has protein sequence MENVSPLLTEYQGLLKLIQSIKLMALNGAWDDVVEQEIIYIQAIERISQISAPVNMPSVIQLQFRQLLQEILDTEAQVKELLQKRMEELAMLIQQGQNQKTINNAYAEFSNDLLVGKSTP, from the coding sequence ATGGAAAATGTCTCTCCATTATTAACTGAGTATCAGGGGCTGCTTAAACTCATTCAGAGTATTAAGCTCATGGCGTTAAATGGGGCATGGGATGACGTTGTTGAGCAGGAGATTATCTATATTCAGGCAATAGAGAGAATCAGTCAGATATCTGCACCTGTCAATATGCCAAGTGTTATTCAGTTACAATTTAGGCAACTTCTTCAGGAGATTCTTGATACAGAAGCTCAGGTAAAAGAGTTGCTACAAAAAAGAATGGAAGAGTTGGCAATGCTGATTCAGCAAGGGCAGAATCAAAAAACTATCAATAATGCCTATGCTGAATTTTCGAATGATTTACTGGTTGGTAAATCAACACCCTAA
- a CDS encoding acetyltransferase yields the protein MKLGIYGAGGLGREALLLAQCINDVNKRWDEIFFIDDINYDRILNGHRVFSSTTIPHDISFTAEIVIAVGEPILREKFKNNISHLSIPLATLIHPSVFVPENTVIKEGCIINEGVFLSCDVYIGANVCIQQMSRISHDCSIHENTVLASGVCLAGGCNVGKRVFIGMGVMVRERRKIGDFSVIGMGSVVVSDLPDKIIAFGSPARVVKENDVSIFDS from the coding sequence ATGAAATTAGGTATATATGGCGCAGGTGGATTAGGAAGGGAGGCCTTGTTATTAGCTCAATGTATAAACGATGTGAATAAACGATGGGATGAGATATTTTTTATTGATGATATAAATTATGATCGTATCCTTAATGGCCATCGTGTTTTCTCATCTACGACGATTCCTCATGATATATCCTTTACTGCTGAGATAGTTATAGCAGTTGGTGAACCAATACTAAGAGAAAAATTTAAAAATAACATAAGCCATCTATCTATTCCTTTAGCCACGCTAATTCATCCTTCAGTTTTTGTTCCCGAGAATACTGTGATAAAAGAAGGATGCATTATTAATGAAGGCGTTTTTTTATCCTGTGACGTATACATAGGTGCTAATGTTTGTATACAACAAATGTCAAGAATTTCACATGACTGCAGTATACACGAAAATACAGTTCTTGCTTCAGGTGTATGTTTAGCCGGTGGATGTAATGTAGGGAAAAGAGTCTTTATTGGTATGGGAGTTATGGTTAGGGAAAGACGAAAAATAGGCGATTTTAGTGTAATAGGTATGGGATCCGTGGTAGTAAGTGATCTGCCTGATAAGATTATTGCTTTTGGCAGTCCGGCAAGGGTTGTGAAGGAAAATGATGTGAGTATTTTCGATTCCTAA
- a CDS encoding putative nucleotide-diphospho-sugar transferase: protein MSKYDSIKLAHQYYRDVFTKEFILGDVGDLPREIIFDVLIKREINTYELNKKLLKVDTHLPPDDEKKLFLMLNAIAMSNLALNDKWGGKNVRLPDEYINMIIGCIDDIIHLGMNVEYLVVSIQLLFRIGAIEHAVNLIENNFSILDEIPSIYNLLLTICIFEKDYAAAIPLVQKITKQPELLGQDILIMMMILTTIFKNGGYPDSYIDFTSILNKKTLLPLNYYSWVLDARESNNKPTIVIACDNRYYFEHAISLLYSIYENNKHEFNVHFHVYNISNQVFIDIEKKKNRFLELNISCSTESFDDSKDCNVHYASRRFVFANHMLSKVSGDVLILDADSLVRNPWSMINASVSKDADIIITKDEASPFWEDICAGFVYLRNTSKSKSFIKKVACFIWNNIEQGNTNWFLDQVALSAVFDKDKNSIHAHRIELSLLFDINHRENSFMWTITSVKDGKTRFHDYKVFLNNKYAI, encoded by the coding sequence ATGTCAAAATATGATTCTATCAAATTAGCTCATCAATACTATAGAGATGTATTTACAAAGGAATTTATTCTCGGGGATGTTGGTGACTTACCTCGTGAAATTATCTTTGATGTTCTCATAAAGAGGGAAATAAATACTTATGAGTTAAATAAAAAATTGTTGAAGGTTGATACCCATCTTCCACCTGATGATGAGAAAAAGCTTTTTTTGATGCTAAATGCTATAGCTATGTCAAATTTAGCGTTAAATGATAAATGGGGTGGTAAAAATGTACGATTACCGGATGAATATATCAATATGATAATTGGGTGTATTGATGATATTATCCATCTTGGAATGAATGTTGAGTATCTTGTCGTTTCTATTCAATTACTGTTCCGTATAGGGGCAATAGAGCATGCTGTTAACTTAATCGAGAATAATTTCTCTATATTAGACGAAATACCTTCTATATATAACTTACTTCTGACAATATGTATTTTTGAAAAAGACTATGCTGCTGCCATTCCATTGGTTCAAAAAATCACGAAGCAACCAGAGTTATTAGGTCAAGATATTCTTATCATGATGATGATACTCACTACTATTTTTAAAAATGGTGGTTATCCTGATAGTTATATTGATTTCACATCTATTTTAAACAAAAAAACCTTACTGCCATTGAATTATTACTCGTGGGTTTTAGATGCGAGGGAATCGAATAATAAACCAACAATCGTTATTGCGTGTGATAATAGATATTATTTTGAACATGCAATATCCCTTCTCTATTCTATTTATGAAAATAACAAGCATGAATTTAATGTTCATTTCCATGTTTATAATATAAGTAATCAGGTTTTTATTGATATAGAGAAAAAGAAAAATAGATTCTTAGAGTTAAATATATCATGCTCTACAGAATCATTTGATGATTCGAAAGATTGTAATGTTCATTATGCTTCTCGTCGATTCGTTTTTGCAAATCATATGCTTTCTAAAGTTAGTGGTGATGTGCTAATCCTTGACGCAGATTCACTTGTGCGTAATCCATGGTCTATGATAAATGCGTCTGTGAGTAAAGATGCTGATATTATTATTACTAAAGATGAGGCGTCTCCCTTCTGGGAAGATATTTGTGCTGGGTTTGTGTATTTAAGGAATACGAGTAAAAGTAAATCATTTATAAAAAAGGTTGCTTGTTTTATATGGAATAATATAGAGCAAGGTAATACTAACTGGTTTTTAGATCAAGTTGCGCTATCAGCTGTCTTTGATAAAGATAAAAATAGTATTCATGCTCATAGAATAGAACTTTCATTATTGTTTGATATCAATCATCGAGAAAACTCTTTCATGTGGACAATAACAAGTGTAAAGGATGGTAAAACCAGGTTCCATGATTACAAAGTATTTTTAAATAATAAATATGCAATTTGA
- a CDS encoding DegT/DnrJ/EryC1/StrS family aminotransferase: MKDKIFVTRPLIPPLSEFTPYLEKIWSNQILTNSGPFHDMLESELANYLGVKYVSLFNNGTLALLTALQALKVTGEVITTPYSFVATSHSLLWNGLTPVFVDIDPNSCNIDVNKIENAITPATSAILPVHCYGIPCDVEGIQRVADNYGVKVIYDAAHAFGVKIDNQSILNYGDLSILSFHATKVFNTIEGGAIISHDLKTKKRIDHLKNFGFVDETTVVAAGINSKMNEVQAAFGLLQLKYIDNALELRKKLYERYVLLLSKLPTVKVIKDINNFEWNYAYFPVFFEIKTPSLRDFVYEEMKKSDIFTRRYFFPLISSFPMYRGLNSANENNLPVATRVSHQVLCLPMYADLSYDEQDGIIEALLNAMSKYQDLEEA, translated from the coding sequence ATGAAAGATAAAATATTTGTTACAAGGCCATTAATTCCCCCGTTATCAGAGTTTACTCCATACCTGGAAAAAATATGGTCCAATCAAATTTTAACGAATAGTGGACCATTCCATGATATGTTAGAGAGTGAATTAGCTAATTATCTTGGTGTTAAGTATGTTAGTTTATTCAATAATGGAACACTAGCATTATTGACTGCTCTTCAGGCATTAAAAGTCACGGGAGAGGTTATCACAACCCCTTATTCTTTTGTTGCGACCTCTCATTCTCTTTTATGGAATGGGCTTACACCTGTATTTGTGGATATCGATCCTAATTCATGCAATATTGATGTAAATAAAATTGAAAATGCAATCACACCTGCAACTTCAGCAATATTACCTGTACATTGTTACGGTATTCCATGTGATGTTGAGGGAATACAGAGGGTAGCAGATAATTATGGTGTTAAAGTCATTTATGATGCCGCTCATGCTTTTGGTGTTAAGATTGATAATCAAAGCATATTGAATTATGGCGATCTATCAATACTTAGTTTTCATGCAACAAAAGTTTTCAATACGATTGAGGGTGGCGCAATAATCTCTCATGATCTTAAAACTAAGAAACGTATTGATCATTTGAAGAACTTCGGTTTTGTTGATGAGACGACTGTTGTTGCTGCTGGTATAAATTCAAAAATGAATGAGGTTCAGGCCGCCTTTGGTTTGTTACAGCTGAAATATATAGATAATGCTCTTGAGTTGAGAAAAAAACTCTATGAAAGATACGTTCTATTATTATCTAAGCTACCAACAGTCAAGGTAATTAAAGATATAAATAATTTTGAATGGAATTATGCCTATTTTCCTGTCTTTTTTGAGATTAAAACACCTAGTCTAAGGGATTTTGTTTATGAGGAAATGAAAAAAAGCGATATCTTTACGCGAAGATATTTCTTCCCATTAATCAGTTCCTTTCCTATGTATAGAGGACTAAATAGCGCGAATGAGAACAATCTACCTGTTGCAACTCGCGTGTCTCATCAAGTCTTGTGTTTACCTATGTATGCGGATTTATCTTATGATGAACAGGATGGTATTATCGAAGCTCTTCTAAATGCTATGAGTAAGTATCAAGATCTGGAGGAAGCATGA